The proteins below come from a single Juglans regia cultivar Chandler chromosome 12, Walnut 2.0, whole genome shotgun sequence genomic window:
- the LOC108981049 gene encoding uncharacterized protein LOC108981049 has product MQGGTPAARKVMVVAEPNRESAVALQYALSHAVFEQDELILLHVGNPNSWRNTFSTFLRKPSISSSSHTTCADGSSNGGEVDFLEEMKHACKITQPTLHVRVERVEMEGKDKAGVILFQSMALGVDLIVIGQRRSFSTAILGSRRPGGSMRGLDTAEYLIENSKCTCVGVQKKGQNAGFLLNSKTHKNFWLLA; this is encoded by the exons ATGCAAGGTGGGACACCTGCGGCGAGGAAGGTAATGGTGGTAGCAGAACCAAACCGAGAGTCAGCTGTGGCACTCCAATACGCTCTTTCTCATGCAGTGTTTGAACAAGACGAATTGATTCTTCTCCACGTTGGGAATCCAAATTCATGGCGGAACACATTCTCCACGTTCTTGAGAAAGCCGAGCATAAGCTCTTCTTCCCATACAACATGTGCGGATGGATCATCAAATGGAGGGGAAGTGGATTTTCTAGAAGAAATGAAGCATGCATGCAAAATTACCCAACCGACACTGCACGTGCGTGTTGAGAGAGTGGAAATGGAGGGCAAGGACAAGGCAGGGGTTATTCTTTTCCAAAGCATGGCACTCGGGGTGGATCTCATAGTTATAGGGCAGCGGCGGAGTTTCTCAACGGCAATATTGGG GAGTAGGCGGCCTGGAGGGTCTATGAGAGGGTTAGACACAGCAGAGTATTTGATAGAAAATAGCAAGTGCACATGTGTTGGAGTGCAGAAAAAGGGCCAAAATGCAGGCTTTCTTCTCAATTCAAAGACCCACAAGAATTTCTGGCTTTTGGCTTGA
- the LOC108980699 gene encoding uncharacterized protein LOC108980699, with translation MDLSEINELRIAATASYNNAPRYLQNRAWDFFKQMDMNGDDRVSLDEYFTFFRACGYTWIDCNLFWALDLDRDGRLDFYDVLALYYFMKTRVRCRCCWDWPRRMYFTCLECFDSGGNTYDLCPNCYAREELTRFQHGRNVHGIDRNIFLDSYVLLRARRGWIPAAAPSNMSLALVPQPPPQHQPARPDWWNVLHLLDVAINGAISGAIGGVISGLCSIM, from the exons ATGGATCTATCCGAAATCAACGAGTTACGCATAGCTGCTACAGCATCCTATAACAATGCCCCCCGGTACCTTCAAAATCGAGCATGGGACTTCTTTAAGCAGATGGATATGAATGGGGATGACCGAGTCAGCTTGGATGAGTATTTCACGTTCTTCCGAGCATGCGGTTACACCTGGATAGACTGCAACTTGTTCTGGGCGTTGGACCTCGACAGAGACGGTCGCTTGGATTTCTACGATGTCCTGGCGTTGTACTACTTCATGAAAACACGTGTGCGGTGCCGATGCTGCTGGGACTGGCCAAGGAGGATGTATTTTACATGCCTCGAATGCTTTGACAGCGGTGGCAACACCTACGATCTCTGTCCCAACTGCTATGCCCGCGAAGAATTAACTAGATTCCAGCACGGGCGGAATGTTCATGGCATTGATCGCAACATCTTCTTAGATAGCTATGTCTTGCTACGGGCCAGGAGAGGCTGGATTCCTGCTGCTGCTCCTTCAAATATGAGCCTG GCACTAGTTCCTCAACCTCCTCCTCAACATCAACCTGCAAGG CCTGATTGGTGGAATGTACTTCACTTATTGGATGTGGCGATAAACGGCGCGATAAGCGGCGCGATAGGCGGCGTGATAAGCGGTCTTTGCAGCATCATGTGA
- the LOC108981067 gene encoding 3-isopropylmalate dehydratase large subunit, chloroplastic-like: MATSTIAPTPISVILNKKDLGISAFSTRSGFSIPKCRGTISKKICSVMTPQQSERKPSTTGSVKTGMTMTEKILARASEKTQLIPGENVWVNIDVLMTHDVCGPGSIGIFKKEFGENAKVWDREKIVIIPDHYIFTSDERANRNVDILRDFCMEQNIKYFYDIKDLSNFKANPDYKGVCHIALAQEGHCRPGEVLLGTDSHTCTAGAFGQFATGIGNTDAGFVLGTGKLLLKVPQTLRFVMDGKMPDYLLAKDLILQIIGEISVSGATYKSMEFVGSTVESLTMEERMTLCNMVVEAGGKNGVVPADSTTYKYLEDKTSVAYEPVYSDEQARFLSEYRFDVSKLEPLVAKPHSPDNRALARECKDVKIDRVYIGSCTGGKTEDFMAAAKVFLASGKKVKVPTFLVPATQKVWMDLYGLQVPGSGGKTCSQIFEEAGCDTPASPSCGACLGGPKDTYARMNEPMVCVSTTNRNFPGRMGHREGQIYLASPYTAAASALTGYVTDPREFLQ, encoded by the exons ATGGCTACCTCTACCATTGCTCCAACTCCCATATCTGTCATACTCAACAAG AAAGATTTGGGCATCTCTGCTTTTTCGACACGGTCAGGGTTTTCTATTCCGAAATGCCGGGGAACGATTTCCAAGAAAATTTGTTCGGTCATGACCCCGCAGCAGTCGGAACGCAAGCCTTCGACCACTGGCTCG GTGAAGACTGGGATGACGATGACCGAGAAGATACTGGCTAGGGCTTCTGAGAAAACGCAGTTGATCCCTGGTGAGAATGTTTGGGTTAACATTGATGTTCTAATGACCCATGATGTTTGCGGCCCTGGTTCAATTGGAATCTTCAAGAAAGAATTTGGAGAGAATGCCAAG GTTTGGGATCGGGAGAAGATTGTAATAATACCAGACCATTACATATTCACGAGTGATGAACGTGCGAACCGTAATGTGGATATACTAAGGGATTTCTGCATGGAGCAAAACATCAAGTACTTTTATGATATTAAAGATCTTAGTAATTTTAAG GctaacccagattacaaaggcgTATGCCATATTGCTCTTGCACAAGAAGGTCACTGTAGGCCTGGAGAG GTCCTGCTGGGTACAGACTCTCACACTTGTACAGCTGGAGCATTTGGTCAATTTGCCACTGGAATTGGCAACACTGATGCAGGTTTTGTGTTGGGCACTGGGAAACTCCTGCTCAAG GTTCCCCAAACTCTGAGATTTGTAATGGATGGCAAAATGCCGGATTATTTGCTTGCAAAAGATTTGATTTTACAA ATTATTGGTGAAATATCTGTATCTGGCGCAACATATAAATCTATGGAGTTTGTTGGCTCAACTGTTGAAAGTTTAACT ATGGAAGAAAGGATGACATTATGCAACATGGTTGTTGAAGCTGGGGGAAAGAATGGTGTTGTCCCTGCTGATAGCACCACATATAAGTACCTTGAG GATAAGACCTCTGTGGCCTATGAACCAGTTTATAGTGATGAACAAGCAAG ATTTCTTTCCGAGTACAGATTTGATGTGTCAAAACTGGAACCTCTGGTAGCAAAG CCACATTCTCCAGATAATCGGGCTTTAGCAAGAGAATGCAAAGATGTGAAAATTGACAGAGTGTACATTGGATCTTGTACGGGAGGGAAGACAGAAGATTTTATGGCTGCAGCCAAAGTTTTCCTAGCTTCA GGCAAAAAGGTCAAAGTTCCAACATTCCTTGTACCTGCAACCCAAAAG GTTTGGATGGATTTATATGGTCTCCAAGTACCAGGATCTGGTGGCAAGACTTGCTCCCAGATATTTGAAGAAGCTGGATGTGACACACCTGCAAGTCCCAGTTGTGGTGCTTGCTTGGGTGGCCCTAAAGACACCTATGCACGCATGAATGAACCAATG